TTTACAGGATCGAGGCGCATTGGCTAAACTATGACGCTGGGAATCCTCGTGCTTCTTTACTGGACGTGTGTGACATGCATGTGCAGTGCGGACGATGTGGCGGGCTCGACAAACTTGGCACTGGGCCTCTTCCAGCAGCTTTCGGCTGACACCTCGGACAACGTTCTCTTCTCTCCTTTCGGCGTATCTGTGTTGCTGGAAATCCTTTCAGCCGGTACCAAAGGAGACACAGGCAAAGAGATTGAGAGTGCGTTCGGCTCCGATACAGCCGCAGTGAAACGAGACATCGAGAGCGCGTTCAAAGAAATGTGCTCAAGCGCGCCGAGTTCCGGTCGGAAATCCCCTATGTCGCTGGGAAATCTGCTCGCGGTGAAGAAGGGCTTAAAGTCAAAACTTCTGCCCCAGTTCCTGAAGTTTCTTAAGGACGGTGGACCTTTCTCTACATTAGTGGATGAGCTGGACGACAATCTGGCCAACAGGTCGAACAACTGGGTCAGTAACCAGACGAAAGGTCAAATAACCAAAATACTGGACGGCGACAGCACTGAGGACGATGCGAAGATGCTCCTACTGAACGCCATACACTTCAAGGGCGACTGGAAGGAGAAGTTTGAGAAACAGCTCGCTTACAACGGTACATTCAAGAACTACGGCGGCAGTGACACGCCGACAATGTTTATGTTCAAGAGAAGGCACTTCGAATACGCGCTGGATGCCACCTTGAAGACGCACGTGATCTCGCTACCTTACAGGGACGTCAAAGCGCGGTTCGTCCTCTTGGTTCCACTCAAGCGCGCCGGAGCTCAGACGCTGGCAAGCCTCCTGACCGCTTCCGAATGGAATCGCATCCTGGGAACGTTGAGAAACACGAGCGTAGCCCTGTCGATGCCGAAATTCGACCTCTCCAAGAAGTACAACCTCATGAAGCCGTTGCAGTACCTTGGTATCAAAAAGATATTCACTGACAAGGCCGATCTTTCTGGCATGATGGGGACGGGTGACCTCTTCGTCTCCGCGATCGAACAGGTTTCGAAGCTGAGGCTGGACGAAGAAGGAAGCGAGGCTGACAGCGCGACGTTGTTGAGGATCTCGGGAAAGGCGGCCGAAGAAGGAGAGTCGGTCGTCGCCGATCACCCGTTCATATTCGCGGTGACGGCCGGGAGACGGGACGACATTCTGTTCATGGGACAAGTCAACAAGCTACCCGTAACGTGATGCTCGTTCGCGAGTGACAGTGAACTTTCTCGCACCGTACACTCTCAGATCTGATTAAAGTGTTCACGGCGCCCCGTCCCAGCAGGGAGCTTGGCATGGGAGAGACGCAAGCCCTTGCCGAAGGTGAAACCTCGTGAGAAGCGAAACACTCCTGGTTTCGTTTTGGGCTCAGTCTCGTGCCGTTCTTTACCCCTCTATAATCGAACAATGAAAGTCGTATCAGGGTCCTTCAATGCCTACTTTTCGGAAAGTATCGAAGGATCCTAGTTGTACTTTAGGCATATCGCAAGCAGCATGTCCGCAAAGTGCGCTTATGACTCTCGTGCTGAtctgactaaaaaaaaaaagaaaagccatcGTGGAATTGTCTCAGCTATCTGCGCCACCTCATTTGCCAGCAGGACAAAGAAAAGCTTCGTTTATTCGCAATGA
This window of the Rhipicephalus sanguineus isolate Rsan-2018 chromosome 2, BIME_Rsan_1.4, whole genome shotgun sequence genome carries:
- the LOC119383030 gene encoding leukocyte elastase inhibitor, with amino-acid sequence MTLGILVLLYWTCVTCMCSADDVAGSTNLALGLFQQLSADTSDNVLFSPFGVSVLLEILSAGTKGDTGKEIESAFGSDTAAVKRDIESAFKEMCSSAPSSGRKSPMSLGNLLAVKKGLKSKLLPQFLKFLKDGGPFSTLVDELDDNLANRSNNWVSNQTKGQITKILDGDSTEDDAKMLLLNAIHFKGDWKEKFEKQLAYNGTFKNYGGSDTPTMFMFKRRHFEYALDATLKTHVISLPYRDVKARFVLLVPLKRAGAQTLASLLTASEWNRILGTLRNTSVALSMPKFDLSKKYNLMKPLQYLGIKKIFTDKADLSGMMGTGDLFVSAIEQVSKLRLDEEGSEADSATLLRISGKAAEEGESVVADHPFIFAVTAGRRDDILFMGQVNKLPVT